GGCTGCTCCCGATCATCCGCTGGCATCGCGTCCGGCGCTGGCTATCCAGGATTTTCACGGCGAGACCTTCCTGCTGACAGAGCAGGGGTGCTCCTACCGCAGCTTCTTCGAACGCAGCCTGTCCCAGAAGGGGATGGCGGGTATCACGGAGCTGGAGTTTCATAGTGCAGAGGCGATCAAACAATGCGCGAAGCTGGGGATGGGCATCGCCATCCTGCCTGAAATGGCCGTAAGCGAAGAATTGAAGCGGGGGGAGCTGGTCTCCCTGCCGTGGGATTTGACCGCAGTATCTTTTGCCACCCAAATGTTCTGGCACGAGGAGAAGTGGCTCTCCCCGGCAATTGAGGCTTTTATCCGTCTGGCCCGGGATCTCGAATCCTCCCCTTGACCTTAGGTCAGACCTAGGGTGTATCGTAGAGATATTCCAAGCCGCAGTCCGGGGAGTGATTAGAATGAGAAGTGAAATAACGATTAGTGAACTGGCCAAGCTAATGAATGTGTCGGTCCACCAGATCCGGTATTTTGAAAAGAAGGGTGTTCTGGGGCCTGCTTATACCGGTGAGAATCAGTACAGAATGTACAGTATGGATCAAGTGTATCAGCTCGCGCATATCCTGCTGCTCCGCAAGCTTGAAGTGCCTGTTCAGTCGATTAATGAATGTATGGGCTATAGTCCGGAGCAGCATCGCGGGCTGCTGGAGCACTCTCTCGAAGGCATTGAACAGGAGCTGGCGCGTCTTCGGGAGCTGCGGCAGTTCATCCGCAAGATGCTGGAGGAGGAGCAGAGCTACAGCTCGCAGGCGGAGCCCTTTCAGAGGGTGTTGCAGCCTGAAGTCCATCTCTCCCGGATGCTGCAGCTGGATTCGTATAGTCAGCTCAGTGCGGCACTGCTTGCGGAGCAGGCAGCAGGGATACAAGATTTGTTCGAGTCGGATATTTATTATGTGGCGGAGGAGCAGGCTACCGTGGCCCTATATCTGGAGGGGCAGGCTCCAGGCGATCTGACTCTTCCGGCTGGTGAGTACCTGACGCTGCAATGTGTGATGCAGGAAGAGGAGCTTGAAGAACAGTGTGACGGTCTCTTCACCTATGCTGCCGCAGAAGCGATTCCGCTGGCGGGACCCCTGGTGGTGATTGAACGGTCGTATCTGTCGCTGTTCGCTCCGGGCAAGCTGCACTATGAGCTGAAGGCGCTGATTCAGCCGGGAGCACCTGCGCAAGGGACGGTTTCCTTATGAGCGCAGCCCCGATTACGATAGAGCCGATGCGGCCGGAGTATAACCGGCCGGTAAGCCGGTTGCTGGCCCAGGCGTTCCAAGCCAAGTTCCAAAGGCGGCTGCACCTCAGCGGGGATGTGCTGGCTGAAGGTCTGGAGGCGCTGCTCGACTATGCTCCGGCCGGACCGTTCGTCCTCAGAAGCGTCGCCTTGCAGCAGGGAGAGGTGATTGGCAGCATCGGGATGAAATATAAGCCTGCGGCGGATCAGCAGGTAAGGGGTAAGCTGCTGCCCGCGTTGCCTGCTGTATTCCCTCTGCTAAGGAGACGCGGCATGGTCCGGCTGCTGGCTGGTCTGGCGACACTTGAACATTACCCCGAGGCCGGCGAGTGTTATATTACCGATCTGGCGGTTCATCCGGCCCACCACAGCAAAGGCATAGGCCGGCTGCTGCTCGGATGGGCCGGGGAGGTTGTGGCTGCCGATCCCGGCCTGGACCGCCTCGGCCTGCATGTTGCAGCCAGCAATCCGCGGGCCAGACAGCTCTATGAGCGGCTGTTCTTTCAGACAAGTGCCCGTCAGAACAGGCAGCTCCTGCACTTATTATTGGGCGAACGGACATGGGAATACATGGTCCTGGCCCAAGAAGGGGGACAGATAGAGAAATGATGAGGAACAAGAAAATTTGGATTTATTTATGTGTCGTAGTGCTTTTGCTGATTGGCGGGGCAGGAATGTATATCGTGCAGCAGAACCGTTTTGCGATGACGGAGCAGGCCATCCAGATTGCGTCGCCCGAAGGCAAGCTGACCGGAACGCTGGTGTTGCCTAAGGAGTCTTCCGCTTCCGGCAAGCTGGGATTAGTCCTCTTCATTCATGGAGACGGGCCGATTAATGCCTCGCATGATGATGGATATAAGCCGCTATGGGAGCGGTTAGCCACTCTGGGGTATGCCTCCTTGTCTCTTGATAAAAGAGGGATCGGCGGTTCCGCAGGCGATTGGCTGGATCAGAGTATAGATGACCGGGTGGAGGAAGCCCGCGAGGCTATCGCATGGGCCCGGAAGCAGCCGAATATCGATTCGGACCGGATCGGGGTGTGGGGCGCCAGTCAGGCAGGCTGGGTGATTCCCAAGCTGGCGGGCAAGGAGCCGCTCGCTTTCAGCATCCTGGTCTCCCCGGCTATTAACTGGCTGCGCCAGGGTGCCTATCATACCCGGCAGCAAATGCTGCAGGAAGGGAAATCGGAAGCAGAGATTCAAGCGGAAGTGGCATCTAACAACGAGGTTCTGGAGATTTTGGCGCGGAAGGCGAGCTATGAAGACTATCTGGCTGTAGTGAAGGAAGATGACCCGATGACGCGGGAGCGGTGGACCTTTGTCAGCAAGAATTACCTGTCGGATGCCGGGGAGGATCTTAAGCAATTCCATTCCCCGGTGCTGTTGCTGCTGGGCAAGCAGGATATTCATGTAGACTGGCAGGAGACAGAGCAGGTGTACCGCAAGCTCGTCCGGCCGGAGCTGCTGAGCGTGGCGGTCTTCCCGGAGGCTGAGCATTCGATGCTGAGCAAGAAGACGGCGGATTCCAGCTTCAGAGCGCTCATGATCAGCCTCTTCGCCCCGCGCCACATTACAGTTCCAGGCTATATGGATCGGATTGGGGAATTCCTTAAGGAGCTGGAATAGCAGCCCGCTCCCTTAACACCGTAATTACTACGTATACCGGCTCATCATTTCAAGCAGGTACTTACGGAATTCTTCACGGTAGTCCTTCGGCTCCATAATCTCCAGATGGGTGCCGAAGCCGGCCAGGAATTGATATCCGATCGGGTGCTGCGGAATATAGAACGTAGCCAGCAGTTGTTCCGCGTTATAGGCTTCGATGCTCTTGCGGCCATAACGTTCAATGAATTGATCCTTAATCCCCGGCGAGATCAGCGCCTTCACTTCGGTTAACTGCGGCGGAACTTCAGCCTCCCGTGCCTGATTCAGCATATCCGCTCTGGGGCTGAAGGTCTGTTCCTTCCGCTCCAGCTGCTCCATCCGGGAGAGCTTGAACATCCGTGCCCCCATCCGCTCCAGGCAGAAGCCCTTCAGATACCAGCTCGATTCACTGAAATGAAGCTGGTAGGGCTCCACTGTCCGTGTAGTCGGAGTGCCGGATCTGTCGGTGTAGCCGAAGGACAGCAGCCAGCTCCCGGCGATGGCCTCCTGACAGAGCTTCATGGCTCCGGCAAGCTCCGCGCGGCCCGCCCAATCATAGAAGGAGAGTTGAACTGACCCCTTAGGAGCGATGGGACTTACCATCGCTTCTATTTTGCGCAGCGTCATGGCCACGTCCTCGCTGATCATGAGCTGCTCCAGACCGCCGAGTGCAGCCAGTATATTCTCCAGGTCGGAGCTGCTCAGCAGCCGCTTGTCCATCTTGTATTCTTCCATAATACCGTAGCCGCCCTGCACGCCGGGTGTGGCATATATCGGAATGTGCGCCAGACTGAGCGTCTCCATATCGCGGAGAATCGTCCGTTTGGACACGCCGAATAATTGGGCGAACTCTGAGCTGGGCACAATGTCTTTTTTGAGCAGAATCATGATGATGGTAATCAGCCGCTCCACCTTGTCCATCCGGTTCCCTCTTTCTTGAGTTGAGTACGAAACGGTGACATACTGCCGTCACCTATCGTGTATTATACTACATTTATCTTACGAAGGAGGTTATGCTCTATGTCAGCTATTGCTTATCTTAATTTCGGTGGTGTTGCCGAGCAGGCGATTTCATTTTACACAGAGGCTCTACAGGCCACCCAGGTGAAAAAGGTCAAATTCGGAGATATGCCGCAGGACCCGAATTATCCCCTGTCGGACAAGGAGTCAGCGATGATTATGGAATCCTCTATAGAATTCGCAGGCGGCAAAATTATGATGTCCGACCTTCTGCCCTCGATGCAAGCGGTAATGGGAGAGCTGGTGAAGGGGAACAACCTCACGATCAGCCTGGTCATTGAGGACAAGCAGAAGCTGGAAGCGTACTTTAAGGGCCTGTCTGCGGGCGGACATGTCATCATGCCTTTATCCGCTACACCATGGTCTTCGTGCTTCGGCTTGCTGGTGGATCAGTATGGTGTGGGGTGGAAATTCAACAGTGATGCCGTGCAATTCCTTGATAATGTGCTGGCCAGCCGGGGCAAGCTCTGAAATATTTTGGCAGAATGCGGAAGAGTGGAAGGATTTATCCATCATGTATTGAAAGATAGGAGTACCTGATACCGGTGTATATCGCCTAAGCGAATAAGAGTAGTGATTTTACAGCTGTGGTGGTTGTGTTGCTGGCGGCCATCCGTTCAGGAATCATTGGTGAAAAGAGGAAGTTGAGCTGATGTCAAACCTTCGTCTGAGCAATACCCGGTTATCTGGAGCGGATGGCGTTCGTGCGATCGCCTGCCTGTCAGTCATCCTGCATCACTTGTCGCAAAAGCTGATCATGCCCGCACAAAAACCCTGGCTCCAGGAGCTGCAATCCGTGCTGCTTCTGGGGAACAGCGGGGTCAGCTTGTTTTTTCTGCTAAGCGGCTTCCTGCTGTCGTTCCCCTTCTGGAGTGCGTATCTGAATAACGATCCATATCCAAGCCTGCGGACGTACACCCTACGCCGTGCCGCGAGAATCATGCCCGGCTTCTATGTGTCCCTGCTGGTGTGTCTGTTCCTGACCTGGAGGCTGGATATTCCGATGGAGTACTTAGGGCGGCGTATTGTCACAGCCTTCACCTTCACATCGGGCTTCCACTACACCACGTTCTTCCCCTCCGACTTGAACGGGCCGCTCTGGTCGATCAGCTTCGAGGTATTCTGCTACCTGCTGATGCCACTCTTCATGGCAGTGTTATTCATGCTCGGCAAGCGGCATTCCTTCGGTAAGGCGATCCTGTTCTGGGTCGCCGTATTTGGGCTGGTGCTTGCTGCCAATGCCCTCATTCATCATTGGTTTACTCCAAGCGAGCAGGGCCGGGGCTGGGACTATGGCCAGGTCGGCGGTGCGAAATTCTGGATGCCGAATTACAATCCGGTCGGGTTCTTCGGCCACTTCACCATTGGGATTCTGGCGGCAGGCATAACGAATGCCTTGCTGCAGCGCCGTACCAGAGTGGAACGGCTCAGCAGGCTGGGCGTGTTCGATGCTGCCGCAGTGCTTGCTCTGGGTCTTGCCGGTCTCCTGATCTGGCGAATGCGCCACGCAGGCGAATTCGACTTCAGTCTCCAACAGCAGCCGTATATGTTCCCGGTCTATGCTATATTGTTCGGCATCGTACTGTTCTCGGCACCGTTCAGCCGGTACGCCGGGCGCATGCTGGATAACCGCTTTTTCCGGTTTACGGCCAAGGTGTCATTCGGCCTGTACATATGGCACTACCTGTTCATTACCTTGATCGAGAAGTATGGCCTCCAGGATTTCCATTACTCCGGGGTCAGGGATGTGTGGCGCTGGCTGGGCATCAGTATGTCTGTTGTGGTCATCTCTTACGCAGCGGCCACTATTTCGTATTACGCCATAGAACAGCCGTTCATTAACTGGTCCAAAGGCAAGCCGTTCTTCCGGCGCAAGCCGAAGGAGTCCTCATCGTCTACAGCCGCATAGGATTGACTTTTTCATAACCCCCATGATACATTGTGTATACACGGAATACACAATTTGTTGAGGGGGTTAGTTATGCTGGCTTTAGATATCCGGAATTTAAATAAAAAATATCCTAATTTTCAGATTAAAGACGTCTCTTTTCAATTGGAGCAGGGTTATATCATGGGCTTCATCGGGGTCAACGGTGCGGGCAAGACCACCACGATCAAATCGATCCTGAATATGGTTCAGGCCGACAGCGGCGAGATCAGCATTCTGGGCAAGAACATCGCTGAACATGAAACAGAATTGAAGCAGGACATCGGCTGCGCCTTCGGCGATATCGATTTCTATACACGCAGCAGGCTTAAGACGCTGACGGGTATTACGAAGAAGTTCTATAAGAACTGGAGTGACGAGACGTATTACAGCTATCTGAACCGGTTCAAGCTGGATGAGAATAAAAAAATAGCGGAGCTGTCCACCGGGATGAAGGTGAAGTACAGCCTGACTCTAGCCTTATCGCATGGCGCCAGGCTGCTGATTCTGGATGAGCCGACCAGCGGACTCGATCCGGTCTCCAGAGACGATCTGCTGGATATTTTCCAGGAGCTTATCATGGGCGGCGAGATCAGCATTCTGTTCTCCACGCATATTACCTCTGACCTCGAGCGCTGTGCGGATTATATCACCTTCATTGAGCAAGGGCAGATTGTGGCAAGTAGCGAGAAGAACGAGTTCAAGGAGTCGTACCGGTTACTTAGCGGCAGCGAGTCGCAGCTTAACGAAGTGAAGGGGAAGCTGATCTCCTGCAAAATCAACTCCTTCGGCTTCACCGGATTGATCCATACCCGGGATCTTGATCCCGCCTGGACGTTTAGCACGGCCATCCCGACTCTCGACGACATCATGATCTACTTTGCCAAAAAGGAGGGTGCATATGTATAATCTGGTGCTGAAGGATTTGAAGCTAGGCGTTAATCCCTGGTTCTTCGCATTACCTGTAATTTTAGGCGGTCTGATGCTCATTCCGGGCTGGGTCTACTTTATCGTCCCGATGTATTTCTGCTTCATTACCGTACCGAACATGTTCGGAGGATTTAAGAGCCAGAATGATCTCATATTCAGCACGATGATGCCTGTGACCAAACCAGACATCGTGAAGTCCAGAATAGCTGTGATTGTCATTCTTGAGCTGATGCATCTGCTCATTGCCATGATTTTCAGTATCTTTACGTTTCGCCTGTATCCGCAGATGACTTATATTTTCTTTCCGCCTTATATGGGCTTCTGGGGCTTGTGCTTCATTATGCTGGCGGTGTTCAACCTTATATTTATCTCGATGTACTACAAGACGGCATATAAGTATGGCGCGGCTACGACTGCATCGACGGCTGCGGCGATCCTGTTCGCGGGCCTGGTCCAATGGGCCGGAATTCAGAATAGCTGGATGCACGGCATTTTCTACGGCTCCGGGACCGAGAATACGGCGCTTCAGTTCTCGATTCTGATCGGGGGCATCCTTATTTTCGCAGCCTTCACCCTGCTTGCCTACCGGATTGCGGTACGAAGATTCCTGAAAGTGGAGATCTTATGAACGTAACGATCTCCAGCACCTCCGACAAGCCGATCTACCAGCAGCTGCACGAACAGATCAGCGCACAGATTCTTGGTGGCGAGCTGGAAAGCGGCTATTGCTTACCCCCCATCCGGCAGGCTGCCCTGGAGCTGCATGTCAGTGTCATCACGGTGAAGAAGGCCTGGGAGGAACTGGAGCGGAGCGGCTTGATCCACACGGTAACTGGCAAAGGCTGCTTTGTCGCCGAATTCTCACCGGATGAGATGCTGCGGATTCGTAACGAGATGGTCTTGAAGCAGATGGAGGGCGACATTCAGTATTACAAGTCTTTTGGCCTTACGCTTGATGAAGTGACCGCGCTGCTGGGGAAGATTTACTAAGTACACCGAAACAGGCTTTTCGCGATCCCTCTTCCAATGGGAGCAGAAAAGCCTGTTTGTTGTTAGGGAGTATGCTTTTAATAGAGCAGGGCGTGGGTGCGCGAAGGCCAAATGTAATCGAAAAAGCGACTACAATGGGACCGGGGACGGCGCAAAGGCCAAATGTAATCGAAAAACCGACTACAGTGGGACCGGAATTGGCGCGAAGGCCAAATGTAATCGAAAAACCGATCACAATGGGACCGGGGACGGCGCAAAGGCCAAATGTAATCGAAAAACCGATCACAATGGGACCGGGATTGGCGCGAAGGCCAAGTGTAATCGAAAAACCGACTACAATGGGACCGGGATTGGCGGGAAGGCCAAATGTAATCGAAAAACTGACTACAGTGGGACCGGGATTGGCGCGAAGGCCAAATGTAATCGAAAAACCGACTAAAATGGGACCCGGTGGCGGGCTATGATCCTATCTTTAATGATAGTGAGGGAACTGTTCCACTACAAAGATTTGGGAGAGTGAAAATTGAAGCTACTTCGTTTACTAAAAGCGAACCTGTAGAGTTTGAACTATGGTCAGGCTTATATCAGCACACCCCTACCTTGGAAATAGTGGAGGGGTGTGCTGTATACCTGCATCACTCCTCAAATTTGACATGATCCAGTATCGTATTCCCCCACTCAGGGAGCAAGCGGGCCTCTCCCGCAAAGCGGCTTCCGGCGATCGAGCCGTTTTGAAACAGCGCCCCCTCAAAGCTGCATTCCTCGAACCGGCAATACAATAATAAGGCACTGCGGAAGTTGGCGTCATCAAAGCGGCAGCGGGTGAAGGATACATCATTTGCAATCACTTTGCTTAAGTTGCAGCCGGTGAAATCACAATCATGGAACTCTTTGCTCATTCTGGCACCATTCAGCTTCGCTCCCCGGAAGGAACAGTGGCCAAAGGTATGGGTCACGAATCTGTTGTCCAGCTTGACCCCGTCCAGGCAACAATGGGTAAGCGTTGAGGTATTGAGGCTTGCCGCATCCTCGAAGCGTGAATAAGAGAAATCAATGCCCTGTAGAGTGAGGTACTGTATGCTCTCTATCAGAGTAACTCCCCGGTAATCTTCCAGTCCTGCCTCCGTCTGTCCATAAGGGGAGAGGGGAAAGGAGCGGTCTTGTTGATGGAGATTATGTTTACCTGAAATCGCGGCTAGACGGCGGTTCACTTCAGAGAGCTGGTCGTCCTGCCATCTGGCCAAGAGGAATTTCTTATTCAAGGTAGCCCCTCCTTACATTAATTTGGTAAAATAAATGAAATCTAGTTTATATGTTAGTATGCCAAGTAACTATAGACAAGCCATTAAAGGAGGCCATCCACCCGTGGGAAGATCGTTTGCAAATCTGCATATCAAGTCAGGTGACCTGGAGAAGACCCTGCAAGCCTTACAAGAGCTGACCAGCAAGCATGGCAAAGTACTGGGTTATCCTGAGGCGCCGGAGCGTAAGGCCGTTATCTATGTAAGCCAAAGTAATGAGGGCTGGATCAGCGTGCTTCACGATTATTTCGTATGGGGTACGGTGAAAAAGGTAGGCAGAACGTTGTCCGGGCTGCTGGATGAGCCGGTGATGACGGTGGCATATATGAATGAGGAGATTTTCGAGCTGTCGTTCTTTGAGCAGGGGGAGATCCAGGCCGAACGAATCTTCTGTGAGCCGTGGACCCGGGAGGAGTATGAACAGCTGCGGGAAGAGCGTATAGCAGACGAATATATCCAGCGGGTGCTCGGCATGCAAGCTGATGAGGAGAACTTCGGCGGATTCACCAGCCTTACGGGCCCGGAGCAAGCGGTGGAGCGGTTGTCCGAGATTACTGGAATGTCTCTATGGAGCGATGCGGAATGGTTACCGTATGAAGAGACGCTCAGAGCACGCTTTGTTACGTATGAATGGTAGAAGAAGATGCTAAAAAACAGCGGATTCTACAAGCTGCGCTTCTTCATCACACCCGAGGAGCTTAAGAGAGTCGTAGAGCTTCTGGAGCCAACGCAGGTGCGGTACTATTTAACCAATTATACCCATACAGAGCATGATCAGAATCAGGTAGTGGAGATGTATCGCGCCTTCTATCAATATTATACAGCTGCGGAAAAAGAGAGCGGGGTCCGCCCTTTCTTCATCTATTCGATGTCGGTTCTGCCGGATACGGAGAGCTTTGGTTTTTTTGCGAGAAATGAGGGGATTTCTATTCCCTATCACGGGCAATGGGCAGAGAACGAGCTGCCCTGTATTCTGATCTCCTGCCCTAAGGGGCACCGCGTCAATGCTCAGGATGAGCAAGGGGAGTATTATCTCTATGAGGATGTCCGGGAGCACAAGCCGCTAAGCTATGCCCTGTACAAGGAAATTACCAGCTCTATTCAAAAAATGACCAAGCCTCTCCGCTTCTCGGCGCAAGACCCGGAGGCGATGGAGGAACAGAAGCCCTCTGCACGCATAAGCCGTGCTGCGGCTGAAGATTTAAGCAACTCGTGGATGGTCAGACAATATGGACTTGTGATCCATGGGCAATCAGGGCCTAGCTGATGTATTGGGTTATCCATAAAAGGGAGGGGAGCGGATGGCGCTGAAGTTGATCTGTACCTGGGGTGTGCTCGCTCTATCATGCTGTGCGGTATGGTGGAGCTTCAAGACCGAAAAGCTGATCGCCGTCTCCTGGCTGATGTTCCTGCTCCCTGCCATTCTCCAGCTTGTTGCTGCTGTGCGGATCGGGCCGGGCAAAGCCAAGTTATTTCTTGTATTCGGCTGTATTAATCTACTGTTCGCGGCCCTGACCGGTGCGGCCGTCTGGTACCTGGTCCAACTGGCAGATGCCTATAGAAGGGGGAAATAATTCAAGTGATGCCTTAAGCCGGGGAGGGAGACTAATGCAACTGGGTTTTACGCTGGATACCCATGGAACATGTGTGGGTGTACTTAGAGATGAATTGGTCCCGTTAGAGGAACTGGCGAATACATGGGAGTTCCCCTATGCGATCTTTGTGGTGTTCCGGGTATTGCCTGACAGCTATGGACGGAGAACGTTCAGACGCTTTGACAGCGGGGATCATACCCTCTATTTGGATCTCAGCCTCAGCTATGAACAGTACCAGCGTATGTCCAAGAATGAGCAGCGCGAGGCCTTGGGCATTCACCTGTACAGCTATCTGACAGAGTCCATTGCCAAGTATACCAAGCAAGCCGGTAAGACTGCCCAAGCGGAGCTGCTGGAACGGGTGAAATGCTGGATGCTGGCCAATAACTGGCTGGAAGGGAAAATCCATCAGGCACGCCTCCTCCTCTCCCAGGAGCTGGGGATCTATGAGGTCAGTCAGGCCTTGAAGCTGCCGCTGGAAGAGATCGAGTATATTCTGCTGCGCATGAATGACGATGCGCCCGCTGTTGTTCATCCTGACAATCTTTAATCATCCCTTAGCAGGGAAAGGGGAGTACAACTATGTATGAGCGTCTGAACTTTGACACCTCTGCCCCCGATGAACAGGGAGAATTCCCGGTCATGCGTTATGACCTGATGAACGATCTGATCGAGGAATACGCCCCGACATTCGCCGGATTCCTGGAACAGCTGATCGACGAGAGGAAATAGCCATGAATACGGAACAGGAAGTACAGCGGCTGGCGGCGGAGATCGTGGAGGCGGCGAGAAGGTCGTTTCGGGAGCTTTTTGCGAATGGGGAGCATTATTATTACTGTACGTTGTATACAACTGGTGAGGGACATGCACCCAGCCTCTCCGCCTGGTCGCGGGAAGCGCTGGAGCAGGAGGCGGCCAGACAGGCAGGGGACGGCAGCACACCGGCAGCAGAGATCGCCGAGCTTATCAAATGGTCTTATGCCGATTCGCCTTATTGCTGCTTCGGGGATGAGCATTTCGATGAGGTCAAGCAGTCCTTCCAGGCGCGTCCGTCCATTGCAGTGTTGGAGGCTGACGCATGGAACCATGAGTTCGGGCTGCGGCTGGAGGCCATGGAGCTGGCGATGCGGATGCTGGATGCTGAGGGGCTGTTCGCGCTCAATCAGCCCAGGAAGGACGTATGCGTGCTTGCCGAAGTGATGCCGCCGGATGAGGGGAATACGGACATTGCCCTGCGGCTGAACCAGGCAG
The sequence above is a segment of the Paenibacillus sp. FSL R7-0204 genome. Coding sequences within it:
- a CDS encoding alpha/beta hydrolase family protein — translated: MMRNKKIWIYLCVVVLLLIGGAGMYIVQQNRFAMTEQAIQIASPEGKLTGTLVLPKESSASGKLGLVLFIHGDGPINASHDDGYKPLWERLATLGYASLSLDKRGIGGSAGDWLDQSIDDRVEEAREAIAWARKQPNIDSDRIGVWGASQAGWVIPKLAGKEPLAFSILVSPAINWLRQGAYHTRQQMLQEGKSEAEIQAEVASNNEVLEILARKASYEDYLAVVKEDDPMTRERWTFVSKNYLSDAGEDLKQFHSPVLLLLGKQDIHVDWQETEQVYRKLVRPELLSVAVFPEAEHSMLSKKTADSSFRALMISLFAPRHITVPGYMDRIGEFLKELE
- a CDS encoding helix-turn-helix transcriptional regulator, coding for MDKVERLITIIMILLKKDIVPSSEFAQLFGVSKRTILRDMETLSLAHIPIYATPGVQGGYGIMEEYKMDKRLLSSSDLENILAALGGLEQLMISEDVAMTLRKIEAMVSPIAPKGSVQLSFYDWAGRAELAGAMKLCQEAIAGSWLLSFGYTDRSGTPTTRTVEPYQLHFSESSWYLKGFCLERMGARMFKLSRMEQLERKEQTFSPRADMLNQAREAEVPPQLTEVKALISPGIKDQFIERYGRKSIEAYNAEQLLATFYIPQHPIGYQFLAGFGTHLEIMEPKDYREEFRKYLLEMMSRYT
- a CDS encoding VOC family protein codes for the protein MSAIAYLNFGGVAEQAISFYTEALQATQVKKVKFGDMPQDPNYPLSDKESAMIMESSIEFAGGKIMMSDLLPSMQAVMGELVKGNNLTISLVIEDKQKLEAYFKGLSAGGHVIMPLSATPWSSCFGLLVDQYGVGWKFNSDAVQFLDNVLASRGKL
- a CDS encoding GNAT family N-acetyltransferase, which produces MSAAPITIEPMRPEYNRPVSRLLAQAFQAKFQRRLHLSGDVLAEGLEALLDYAPAGPFVLRSVALQQGEVIGSIGMKYKPAADQQVRGKLLPALPAVFPLLRRRGMVRLLAGLATLEHYPEAGECYITDLAVHPAHHSKGIGRLLLGWAGEVVAADPGLDRLGLHVAASNPRARQLYERLFFQTSARQNRQLLHLLLGERTWEYMVLAQEGGQIEK
- a CDS encoding acyltransferase family protein gives rise to the protein MSNLRLSNTRLSGADGVRAIACLSVILHHLSQKLIMPAQKPWLQELQSVLLLGNSGVSLFFLLSGFLLSFPFWSAYLNNDPYPSLRTYTLRRAARIMPGFYVSLLVCLFLTWRLDIPMEYLGRRIVTAFTFTSGFHYTTFFPSDLNGPLWSISFEVFCYLLMPLFMAVLFMLGKRHSFGKAILFWVAVFGLVLAANALIHHWFTPSEQGRGWDYGQVGGAKFWMPNYNPVGFFGHFTIGILAAGITNALLQRRTRVERLSRLGVFDAAAVLALGLAGLLIWRMRHAGEFDFSLQQQPYMFPVYAILFGIVLFSAPFSRYAGRMLDNRFFRFTAKVSFGLYIWHYLFITLIEKYGLQDFHYSGVRDVWRWLGISMSVVVISYAAATISYYAIEQPFINWSKGKPFFRRKPKESSSSTAA
- a CDS encoding ABC transporter ATP-binding protein; this encodes MLALDIRNLNKKYPNFQIKDVSFQLEQGYIMGFIGVNGAGKTTTIKSILNMVQADSGEISILGKNIAEHETELKQDIGCAFGDIDFYTRSRLKTLTGITKKFYKNWSDETYYSYLNRFKLDENKKIAELSTGMKVKYSLTLALSHGARLLILDEPTSGLDPVSRDDLLDIFQELIMGGEISILFSTHITSDLERCADYITFIEQGQIVASSEKNEFKESYRLLSGSESQLNEVKGKLISCKINSFGFTGLIHTRDLDPAWTFSTAIPTLDDIMIYFAKKEGAYV
- a CDS encoding DUF4303 domain-containing protein, yielding MNTEQEVQRLAAEIVEAARRSFRELFANGEHYYYCTLYTTGEGHAPSLSAWSREALEQEAARQAGDGSTPAAEIAELIKWSYADSPYCCFGDEHFDEVKQSFQARPSIAVLEADAWNHEFGLRLEAMELAMRMLDAEGLFALNQPRKDVCVLAEVMPPDEGNTDIALRLNQAESPAMRAWLAEAAE
- a CDS encoding pentapeptide repeat-containing protein encodes the protein MNKKFLLARWQDDQLSEVNRRLAAISGKHNLHQQDRSFPLSPYGQTEAGLEDYRGVTLIESIQYLTLQGIDFSYSRFEDAASLNTSTLTHCCLDGVKLDNRFVTHTFGHCSFRGAKLNGARMSKEFHDCDFTGCNLSKVIANDVSFTRCRFDDANFRSALLLYCRFEECSFEGALFQNGSIAGSRFAGEARLLPEWGNTILDHVKFEE
- a CDS encoding MerR family transcriptional regulator, which translates into the protein MRSEITISELAKLMNVSVHQIRYFEKKGVLGPAYTGENQYRMYSMDQVYQLAHILLLRKLEVPVQSINECMGYSPEQHRGLLEHSLEGIEQELARLRELRQFIRKMLEEEQSYSSQAEPFQRVLQPEVHLSRMLQLDSYSQLSAALLAEQAAGIQDLFESDIYYVAEEQATVALYLEGQAPGDLTLPAGEYLTLQCVMQEEELEEQCDGLFTYAAAEAIPLAGPLVVIERSYLSLFAPGKLHYELKALIQPGAPAQGTVSL
- a CDS encoding ABC-2 transporter permease; this encodes MYNLVLKDLKLGVNPWFFALPVILGGLMLIPGWVYFIVPMYFCFITVPNMFGGFKSQNDLIFSTMMPVTKPDIVKSRIAVIVILELMHLLIAMIFSIFTFRLYPQMTYIFFPPYMGFWGLCFIMLAVFNLIFISMYYKTAYKYGAATTASTAAAILFAGLVQWAGIQNSWMHGIFYGSGTENTALQFSILIGGILIFAAFTLLAYRIAVRRFLKVEIL
- a CDS encoding GntR family transcriptional regulator, with product MNVTISSTSDKPIYQQLHEQISAQILGGELESGYCLPPIRQAALELHVSVITVKKAWEELERSGLIHTVTGKGCFVAEFSPDEMLRIRNEMVLKQMEGDIQYYKSFGLTLDEVTALLGKIY